In Anaerolineae bacterium, the genomic window AGCTGCCATCTGGCGCGGGCCAGGAACCACCACCGGCCAGCCAGCAGGCAGGGAACAGAGGCGATGCAGCGTCCGATAGCGCCCAGCCTGGCTCCGATAGCCATCTCTGGTGGCCTGCCCCAGGACTTTGAGAAAGCCCTAAGTGCCCGGTTGGGGCATTGACGTGGGTCCGCTTCTGCCATAGACTTACGCTGTGTTTCCCTGATATCGTCAGTTCGCGTCAGGCGGAGATCAGGATGCGCCTGTCTTCAGACAGTCGGTTCCCGGCTGCCTGGGGTGCGTTCGTTGCCGGCAACGTGCCAGGCACCCTCACGAGTCGCGCCCTGAGGGCCTTTCCCCCGTCTGCCACGGGTCTCTTGCCCGCTGCGGCGTCCCCCACTCAGCCCAGACACAGTGCTATGCGCTGCGAGTCGCCGACCCAGTTCACAAGAGGAGCGAGATGCCCTGATGGGGGACCGTCGGCGTCTTCCCAGCGTGAGACACGCTCATCATAGGAGGATGACGGTATGGCCATATCGCGAGCAGCGGTCAAGAACCCATGGCGAGAGGGGCGGCCGGGGCAGTTCACCGACGCCGAGCTGGAGGTGACCCGCATCGCCGAGAGCGGTCAGCGCCAACAGCGGTTGGCCTACATGCCGGTGGTCTACGAGTACTGGGCCCCCTTCAATTACGACAATTTCCACGTCGAGCTGGGCCGGACGGACCCTTACGTCGGCGCCGAGTTCAACGAGGACGGCGTGGAACTCGACGTGCCGCCCTACGGTGCCATCACCTTCGTGGAAGAGGAGCCCATCGTCGGCGTCACTGTCATAGGCAGCGCCTGCTGCCCCCCCGGGTTCATCATCCTGCACGCCGAACCGCTGGAATGGAAGTACCCGCGCTCCGGCGTCAAGATGCGCATCAACAACCTCTGGGGCGAGCACATGCGCCTCGAGCCCTGGAACGCGGGCATAGACGAAGGATATCGGGATGCCGGGATGAGCTGTGCCGTGTTCGAGATCCCCGACTCCAAGAAGGTCACCATCATGGCAGGCAGCCAGATGGATATAGACCAGCTTGACATCCAGAACATGCGCCATGACGCCCATTACGACATCCGCCTCATAAGGGTCACCGTACGGCGGCCGCTGCCATAACCATCGCCCACCAGTGACCGACCGAGCAGCCAGAGCCTAGCTTCCTGGGCCGGTTCCCAGAGTCTTTGGGTTCATTCGCCGGAAGCGGTGAGCCGGCACCGCGGCCGGAGTGGTACCACAAGGAGGTGTGTCGTGAGGAAGAGCAGGCTTACCCGTCGGGACTTCGTCAGAAAGTCAGCGCTGGCAGCAGCCGGCGCCGTGGTGGTCGGCTGTGCCCCAGCCACCCCCCAGGTGGTCGAGAAGGAGGTGACCAGGGAGGTAGTCAAAGAAGTCGAGAAGGTAGTGACAGTGGCCCCCGGGCCAACCGAGAAGGTCCAAGTCAGCTTCTGGTCGGAGCTGGTGGGCTCCAAGGAGGAGGGACGCGCTGCGCTCCTGAGCGCCTTCAATGCCGCCTCGGACGACATCGAGGTGGTTCATGAGCCCACCTTCGGTAGCGACGAGACGGCCCAGAAGTTTCTCACTGCCGTCTCCGGCGGCATCGTGCCCGACCTGTTGGGTAACGAGGCCGACTACATCCCTGGGTACGCCGAGATAGACGCCCTGACTGACCTCGGGCCTTTCATGGAGGCCTCAGAGACAGTCAAGATTGACAGCTTCCCGCGCGGCGTCATCTCCCTGTGCATGTACGACAACAAGGTCTGGGGCATACCGGTCTATGCCGATACTATGGTTCTGTACTACAACAAGAACCTGCTTGCCGAGGCGGGCTTCGACCCGGAGCAGCCTCCCCGAGATTGGGATTCGTTCCGAGAGGCCGCCATCGCTACCAGCAAGCGTGATGCGTCCGGCAAGCTGTTGGTTTCTGGGGTCGGCATCGGCGCCTGGAGTGGCCCCCGGGTCTTCATGCCCTGGCTCTACGCTTGGGGCGGGCGCATGTACAACGACGACCTTACCAAGGCCGAGTTCAACAGCCCCGAAGGCAAGGAGGTCCTCAACAACCTTGTCAAGCTGATCTACGAGGACAAGGTCACCGATTTCGGCTGGGGCGAGGAGTTCGAGGACTCGGTCAACGAGCCCTTCATCGCTGAGACCATGGCCATGACCTTCGACGTCCCCGCGGCCACCCGCAGAATCGTCCGCTGGCGGCCCGAGTTCCAGAACTGGGGGCTCGTCGGTCTGCCGGCCGGGCCCAAGGGCTTTGCTCAGATCGCCTCTGCCTGTGCCCTAATGATCCCCAAGAATGCCAAGCACCCCAAGGAGGCCTGGCGCGTCATCGAGTACTGGATGCAGCCCAAGGTGATGGTCCGCTGGGCCAAGGACATCTTCCGCCCGCCCAGCACTCTGGCAGCCATGGAGGACGAGAGCGTGATGCAGGACCCGCGCATCGCTCCCGTCACGGAGGCTTTGCAGTACACCGTAGAGATGCCGCAGACCACCAAGTACGGCGAGATCTTCAACACGCTCTCGGCGGAGATCGAGCTGGCGCTGGTGGGAGACAAGAGCGCGGACCAGGCCCTCGATGACGCGGCGGCGGCAGTAGATCAGATTCTGGCTCGGCCGTAAGGCAAGGAGACAGGAGCCAGGAGCATGGGAGTCAGGAGGTGGGCGCCAGGACAGGCGACGTCGGCAGTGGCGTAGGAGCCCGGGAGACTAAGGTCTCCACCAAGTTCACAGAGCCTGGCTTCTTCCCTCCCGGCTCCTATCTCCTTCGCTCCTGACTCCTGGCTCCTTTGAGGAGGACCAATGGCAGCTGTCCAGCCCAGCGCCGTTCGGACCTTGAGACCGAGCGCAGTGCCGGCCCGACGGGCCCTCGGGCCCGTGGCCCGCGACCAACGGAGAACGGGCATCCTGTTTGTCATCGTGCCCATGGCGCTCTTCCTCGTGTTCTCAGTGATCCCCATGGGCTTCGCCTGCTACTTGAGCTTCACCGACTTCAAGTTCACCCGAGCACCGATCTGGACCGGCTTGGAGAACTTCAGCTACTTGGCTACGGACAAGGTGTTCCGGACTGCCCTGAGAAACACCGCCCTGTATGCCCTGGGGGTGGTGCCCACGGGCATGGTACTATCCCTCTTCGTGGCCCTGCTTCTGAACCAGAAGATACGGGGCATCGTCATATTCCGCACCGCCTACTACCTGCCGGTGGTCACCTCCACAGTGGCCAGCGCCGTGGTATGGATGTGGATGTTCGCCACCGATGTGGGCATCCTCAACGCCGGCTTGGAGATGGTGGGCTTGCCCCCTCAACGGTGGCTCATGGACACCCGGCTGGCGCTGCCCTCGGTGATGTTCATGTCGGTGTGGAAGAGCTTGGGCTACAGCATGATCATCTACCTGGCAGCCCTGCAGGGGATTCCAGGGCACCTGTATGAGGCGGCCGAGATTGACGGGGCCAGCTCCTGGCACAAGTTCTGGAGCATCACCCTGCCCCTTCTCAAGGCCACCACCTTCTTCATCTTCGTCACCTCGGTGATAAGCTCCTTTCAGGTGTTCGGCAGCGTCTTCGTCATGACCCAGGGGGGCCCCGGCTATGCCACTACTACTATCGTGCACCAGATCTACCTGAATGCGTTCAAGTACCTGCGCATGGGCTACGGTGCCGCCGAAGCGCTGGTGCTCTTTGCCATCATCTTCATCCTGTCCATGATCAACTGGTTCTTCCTGCGCAGCGATGTGGAGTACTGGTAGAGGGAGAGCAAGATGGGACTGACGGCCAACACGCGCTCCCTGATCGACAAGGCAGGCCTGTACCGTGGCGGCCGGCTGGGCAAGCTGAGCACGCGGGCGCTGCTCTACGTCGTCCTCACCGCCAGCAGCATCCTGATGATCGTGCCTTTCGTCTGGATGTTGTCTACCTCCCTCAAGCCCGACTACCAGATCTTCGAATTCCCGCCCTCGTGGATCCCACGCGAGCTGAACTGGGGCAACTACGTGGATGCCTGGCAGAAGGCGCGATTCTCGCGGTACGCCCTTAACACGGCCGTGTACGCCGTGTTCAGTACCCTGGGCCAGGTGACTCTGTGTTCAATGGCCGGCTACTCCTTTGCCCGGCTTCGCTTCCCTGGCCAGAATGCGCTGTTCGTGCTGGTGCTGGCGACCATGATGATTCCCTTCCAGATGCTCCTTATCCCGCTGTTCGTCATCCTCAAGCGCTGGCCTCTGGCCGGCGGCAACAACATCTTTGGCAGCGGCGGTACGGGCCTCATCGATACCCTCGTCGGCCTCACTCTGCCCAATACCATCAGCGCTTTCGGCATCTTCCTGATCCGCCAGTTCTCCCTCACTCTCCCCGGCGAGCTCGCCGACGCCGCCCGCATGGACGGCTGCAGCGAGGCTACCATCTTCTGGCGCATTATGATGCCTCTCATGAAGCCGGCCCTCACTACCCTGGCCATCTTCGCCTTCCAGGACTCCTGGAACGACTTCACCTGGCCCCTGGTCATCACCATGACTGAGAAGACCCGCACCTTACAGCTCGGGCTGCAGACGTTCCAGAATCAGTTCTTCACCGAGTGGGGCCTGCTCATGGCCGGCACTACCATCACCGTCTTCCCCCTGGTCGTGCTCTTCATCATCGGGCAGCGGTACTTCGTGCAGGGCATCGCCCTCACCGGCACCAAAGGATGATGCGTGAGGCGTGAGGCGTGACGAGCTGGGACGCGTTACAGCTCGGGCAATCACTGCTGGAGGGGTCGCTCAAGTGATTCGCAACTACATCGGCGAGGACTACAAAGGCACGGGCCTGCCCAAGCTTCCGGTAGAGACCGCCCTCATCTACAAGGCCTGGTCCCCCTGGAGCTACAGCCACCATCCGCACATCACTTTCTTCCGTGATCGCTTCTACGTCATGTTCTCCAACGGCTGGATAGACGAGGACGATGTGGGCCAGCGGGTGATGCTTTCCACCTCTGACGACTTCGTTCACTGGACAACCCCTAGCCCTCTCGTTGACACCCGCATGGGCGAGCATTTCGGCCTCACCTTCACCGCCGGGGGCTGGCACGTCCATCAGGGCACCCTGGTTGCCTACATCGGGGAGTACGAGTACGACCTGCCCCCAGGCTCCCGCAAGCCCGATCACATCCAGGAGACCCCTCACAAGAACACCAAGACCTGGGCCCTCACCAGCACCGACGGGGAGCACTGGGGCCAGCCTATCCCCATCCTGGAGCGCTTCGTCCCCAACCACGGCCCCCAGCCCATCCGGTCTGGCCGCCTCATCATGTGCGGGGGGATGATGTTCCCCTACACCGACGACCCCTCGGGTCTGAGCGGATGGATCCCTGCCGGTATCTACCCTCGCAAGATGCCCAGGCCCTATGTAGACGACTCGGTGGGCTTTCGACAGGCAGCGCCTTACTTCGAGACACCGCACCCCGTGCTCAACGAGGGATCGTTCATCCAGACCGACGACGGTGTCCTGCACATGCTCTTGCGCTCGGGCACCGACCGGCTTTGGCACACCTACAGCACCGACGACGGCGAGACTTGGTCCATCCCCGAGCGCACCGAGTTCACCGACTCGGTGGCCAAGTTCCACCTGGGCCGGCTTCCTGGCTCAGGTGCCGCCGAGCCTGAGCGGGGCGGGCGCTTCTACTACGTGGGCAACCCGTCGACACAGAGGGAGTACCGCACCCTCCTGGTTCTCTCTCTGAGTCGCGACGGCGAGGACTGGACCGATTCCTACATATTGCGCAACGAGGAGACGGCCCCAATCTTCGAGGGCACCTACAAGGATCACGGATACCAGTACCCCCACTCCATGGTGCTGGAAAATCACCTGTACGTAGTGTACTCCATCAACAAAGAGGACGTGGGAGTGCTGCGTCTGAGCCTGGACAGCCTACCACCCGAGTGACGGACAGGAAGGCCAGGGCTCGAGCACCGGGCATCCCTAGACCTGCTGGCTCGGAGGGCACTCCCGGGCGTCGAAGAGGAGAGGTGTCGTGACCGATGACTGGCCCTATGCCTTCAAGTTGGGCGTAGTCCTGGAGGAGATCCACCCCGATCCGGAGGTCTCTCTCCCCTTCGCCCGCGACCTGGGCATGACCCACGTGGAGTTCGGCTCCCTATGGGGCCGGCCGCTCGACCAGACAAGCGAGGCCGACCGGGAGAGGATGCGCGAGCTCCTGCACCAGCACGGTCTCCAGGTCGCTATGGTGGGGCCGTCCACCTTCAAGATGGTCTACCTGGGCCACTTGAGGCTGGACGAGCTCGCCAGCGACCCGCCTTTCCGACGTGAGCTGGAATCCATGCGACGCGTGTTGGAGGCGGCTCGTTACTTCGGCTCCCCTCTGGCGCGCACTTTCTCCTTCCGCCGGGAGGGGATGGTCGGGTTGGGCAACCCATCGCCCCGCCTCCCGGCAGGAGGGGAGATCGAGCCCGGTATGCTGGAGAAGCTGGGCCATGCTCTCCGCCTCATCTGCGAAGTTGCGGATGAGGCCGGAGTGGATCTCGGCCTGGAGAACGTGCGCTCCTGCTGGGCCAACACTGGCCACAACACTCGCCGCATCGTCGAGGCGGTGGGCTCGCCCCACCTCAAGGTCGTCTGGGACCCTGCCAACGCCTTCGTCTCCGGCGAGGAAGCAGCGTTTCCTGAAGGGTACGATCAGGTGAAGCCTTACGTGGCCCACGTCCACCTCAAGGACGCTCGGCTTCTCGACCCGGCCACCGGGCTGACCGCCTGGGAGAGGATCGGCGACGGCGAAGTGGACTACAAGGGACAGCTCGCCGCCCTCATGGCCGACGGGTACCGGGGTGTCGTCTCCGTCGAGACCCACTACCAGCCGGCAGGCAAGTCGCCGGCTGAAGCCACTCGCCTGACCACCCAGGGCCTGAGGGCCGTTCTGGCCTCGCTGTCATAGGCGCGGGGGCCTGCACCGCCCGCCGGACCATGGAGTGGCCAGGCTGGCGCCAGCCTAGATCGGCCCCCGGCCGGCCCGCCGAGGGTAGGAAGCTCTCGCCGAGCGACGCCAGGGCTCGCGCTGGCCGCACCGGAGGGCTCGGCTGGGCAGCTTATGTCGCCTTTCCCGTAGGACTGCCGCGCGAACGCGCTCTTCCCCCGATTCCGAGTTGTCCCTCTGCCCTTTGCGCCACCAATCGAGCGTGTATACTGCCTATGTGCCATCGCTGGAGGATGTGACCATGCGGCGATCTCGAATACCTCTCGTTCCGCTGGCCATCGGCTTCTTACTGGGGAGCCTGGTTACGGCCCACGCTCAGGAGTTCATCTTCATCCCCTTCGTGGCTCAGGCGGGCACGGGGAGCGCTGAGGTGCGGATCATCAACTTGCGCCCCAGCGCCGCCGCCGATACGGTGAGTTTCTTCGGCGAGGTCTGGAACGACACCTCGTCGGCCATCTGGCTTCATCAGGTGACAGTGGAGCTGCTGGATGGTACCGGCTCTCCTGTGGACCAAGTGAGCACCATTGGCGACCTGGCCCAGGTCATCCCACCGGGCGAGAAGCGTCCCTTCCTGGCTTACACGGACCAGCCAGTTGAGGACTGGGTCTCTTACCGGGCCAGCGCCGACTGGGAGCCGACGGGCTACCTTACCGTGCTTTCGCAGGAGCTGCGCCAGACGGCGAATGGATGGGCCATAGACGTGGCCGTCCAGAATCAGTACCCGGTGAGCGTGCGGAACCCCCTGGTGATCGGCACTCTCTACGGGCCCCGCGGGGCCACCATCGGCTACAACTGGGCCGTCCCAGGACCGGACTCGCCCGAGCTGGTCGCTCCGGGAGCGCGGTTCACCACCACGGTCAGCTTCGACCGCGACGACACGTACGCCTACGACTCGAGCGTCACACCCTCCGGCTACGGGAGCATCGTCGTTCCGTAGACGGGCCGGCCCGCGCCCTGCCGGCCGCCCCAGGTCCGCGCCCAGGTGGCCTATGCCGCTGCCGGCCGCCGAGGCTTCCGGCGCCGCCCCGGAACGCCTCGACCCCTCCTCAACGCACCGGCACTCCGTACCACTCGCCGGTCAGGAAGATGCGTCCGATCTGCACCCCCATCAGGACTCCTACGAAGAGCAGGGCCAGCCCCCAGGAGAAGCGGTGCAGCCGGCGTAGGGCCAGAGGGCAACAGGCAGCCCAAGAGGGCGCCTGCCTGAGAACGAAGCGCCTCAGCGCGGCCGTCATCCTGGCGGCCGGGCTGTCGGCGCCTGAACTCGGACCTCGACGGGCCGGTGAGCACCGTGGCCGGTATGCCGAGGTAGAACTGAGTGATGAGAGTGGCCGACGACCCCGCCAGACCCCGATTCCGCCGCCTTCGCTGCAGCAGACAGACTGCGCCGACCGGCGATACGGCCCCGAAGGCGACCAGCACGGCCACCCGTCACCCCCAGGATCCAGGCGACAGCGGTGGCGCTCACCTCCCCGATGGAGTCCAGGGAGTAGATCACGTAGCGAGCGACGGATCCGCCTATGCCGGTGCCCGACGGGGAGAGCACCATTGAGGTACCGACCAGCCACATCGCC contains:
- a CDS encoding carbohydrate ABC transporter permease, which gives rise to MGLTANTRSLIDKAGLYRGGRLGKLSTRALLYVVLTASSILMIVPFVWMLSTSLKPDYQIFEFPPSWIPRELNWGNYVDAWQKARFSRYALNTAVYAVFSTLGQVTLCSMAGYSFARLRFPGQNALFVLVLATMMIPFQMLLIPLFVILKRWPLAGGNNIFGSGGTGLIDTLVGLTLPNTISAFGIFLIRQFSLTLPGELADAARMDGCSEATIFWRIMMPLMKPALTTLAIFAFQDSWNDFTWPLVITMTEKTRTLQLGLQTFQNQFFTEWGLLMAGTTITVFPLVVLFIIGQRYFVQGIALTGTKG
- a CDS encoding sugar ABC transporter permease; translation: MAAVQPSAVRTLRPSAVPARRALGPVARDQRRTGILFVIVPMALFLVFSVIPMGFACYLSFTDFKFTRAPIWTGLENFSYLATDKVFRTALRNTALYALGVVPTGMVLSLFVALLLNQKIRGIVIFRTAYYLPVVTSTVASAVVWMWMFATDVGILNAGLEMVGLPPQRWLMDTRLALPSVMFMSVWKSLGYSMIIYLAALQGIPGHLYEAAEIDGASSWHKFWSITLPLLKATTFFIFVTSVISSFQVFGSVFVMTQGGPGYATTTIVHQIYLNAFKYLRMGYGAAEALVLFAIIFILSMINWFFLRSDVEYW
- a CDS encoding sugar phosphate isomerase/epimerase, which codes for MTDDWPYAFKLGVVLEEIHPDPEVSLPFARDLGMTHVEFGSLWGRPLDQTSEADRERMRELLHQHGLQVAMVGPSTFKMVYLGHLRLDELASDPPFRRELESMRRVLEAARYFGSPLARTFSFRREGMVGLGNPSPRLPAGGEIEPGMLEKLGHALRLICEVADEAGVDLGLENVRSCWANTGHNTRRIVEAVGSPHLKVVWDPANAFVSGEEAAFPEGYDQVKPYVAHVHLKDARLLDPATGLTAWERIGDGEVDYKGQLAALMADGYRGVVSVETHYQPAGKSPAEATRLTTQGLRAVLASLS
- a CDS encoding ABC transporter substrate-binding protein, which gives rise to MRKSRLTRRDFVRKSALAAAGAVVVGCAPATPQVVEKEVTREVVKEVEKVVTVAPGPTEKVQVSFWSELVGSKEEGRAALLSAFNAASDDIEVVHEPTFGSDETAQKFLTAVSGGIVPDLLGNEADYIPGYAEIDALTDLGPFMEASETVKIDSFPRGVISLCMYDNKVWGIPVYADTMVLYYNKNLLAEAGFDPEQPPRDWDSFREAAIATSKRDASGKLLVSGVGIGAWSGPRVFMPWLYAWGGRMYNDDLTKAEFNSPEGKEVLNNLVKLIYEDKVTDFGWGEEFEDSVNEPFIAETMAMTFDVPAATRRIVRWRPEFQNWGLVGLPAGPKGFAQIASACALMIPKNAKHPKEAWRVIEYWMQPKVMVRWAKDIFRPPSTLAAMEDESVMQDPRIAPVTEALQYTVEMPQTTKYGEIFNTLSAEIELALVGDKSADQALDDAAAAVDQILARP